From the Bacteroidales bacterium genome, the window TGTCTGCTACCGCCACCACCAGGCACAATAATAGCGTCTAACGTATCTAAACAACCGCTGGCAATATCAGCAGATGTGATAAAATAGGGAACCATCTCCTTGTCAATTTTAATAGCCTCCATTGTCTCCCATTTGCACGTTTCAGAACCTCCATGTCCGAAGAATATACCGACTTTGATTTTAACTTCTGATTCAACCTGTTGTTGCTGTCCTGCACATCCGACAAAAAATTGCAAAAATGTAATTAGCACGGCAACTGAACTTATTCTAAAAATTAATTTTCTCATAAGTAGTAATAATTTAGGTTAATTTTACGAATATCAAACAAATATTATCTATCTATTCATTTAAACAAAGATATATTTTTTAGGTGTAAAAAGATTGAAACTTAGGTAAATTCAATTAGCAAATGCAATTTAATAATTGTACAACACTGATATTTAATACCAATTGTAATTTTAAAATAGTCCAATCTTTTTAAAATTTTACAATTGTAAATACCGATGTTACAGACACATAGTTCAAAAGAGCGGTAGCGAAGTTTGAACTATAGTGTATGTCCAATCGGTATAACCATTAAGGAATTAAGGAATATTAAGTTTTGGGCTAAAGCCCATAAAACACACGCACGACCTAATCCACGATTTAAAAGTCATGGCTATTGTTTGATAATCAATCATTTAATTATTAATTGCTAATTGCTCAGAACTGCGCCTTTACTTTCAAAGTAAATAGCGAACGTGTATTACCGTCAATTCGGTCGTTTCCTGAACCTAACTCATCAACGTTACTCCAAATTGATTGCGACCATTTGGCATAAACTGCTATATCGCGGGTTATTTTCCAGGTAGCCACTAAATAGTATCGCGATCCTGTTGCATACAACGCTGGTACTGAAAAGGCATAGAGTACATCTTTTTCGTATGCGTAAATACGAGTGTCGTAGCTATCAGTATTGAAAATTGCGTAACGTGCCGAAAGGCGTAACTGCTCTTTCAAAAATCTGAATGTAAGCTCTTGGTACATCATCCAACCTGTTTGCTTGCCTTTGTAGTTATTGAAAAATGTGGCAGCCACACGTGTCTGACTCGATAAATATTTTGTAAAATCGATGTCTGATTGCAAATGGCAACGCGTTGTTGTTTCGGCGTTGAGCTGACGTGTGATTATGGTGTCTGACGTAACATCATAAGAGGTCTCTTTTAATCTAAAGCGTGCTGACAAACGTGCATTTCTGCTATACGACCAACGCATATCAACCATATAATCACTTCCGTAGGAAGGCGATGAGCGACGAAAACGCATCCAGGGATATTTGAAAATATCAACATACGCATTTACCTCCAGGGTTGAGAATGGATAAAAAATCATTCCTGCGTAAAGTCCTTCCTCGTTCGAACCATTATCAGAATCGCCAAAAGCGAGAGCCAAAGGAGAATAATATTGTGGCGAATAGTTACGATATAAAAGTGCAAGTTGCGATACATCGGATGTTTTAAAATGAACACCTTGGAGAAATGCAAATTTTTGATTTTTGTCAATTGCTGCCTCTCCCCACATCAACACTCCCCTATTTATGTATTGATAATCAACTGATAGATTGTAAAACAGATCGGTGTTGGGTTCAAATATATTGTATAAGACGTTTCTACGCATAACTGGGTGATTATATTTTACCACCACCGAGTTTAATCCCAGTTTTAATTTTTCTGTATCGTATTGGATATTCGCGCCTACAACACTTTGCTGTGCTGCCTTACGCCGTTTTAACTCACTTTCAGTGCGATGATAGCCTGATTCTGGTAGAGAAGTTATATAGGTTGTACCTGTAGCACTATCTGTTGATATGCTGGCATCTACATTGTTATGAGAGAGGAAAATAATTGAACTAATATTTTTATATCGCAGAGATGTTGCTGCTCCACGCATAAAGCCAAACTCAGTAGCACCCGAATATTTTCTAATGCGACTGTTGTTATGTTTTATGGAGACCGCTCGTGAATTTTTACCCGAAATAAAACCATACCCCGCAGTTAAACCGTTTGCTAAAGCCACCGTGTAATCCCCAACCGCTACTTCTCTCACAAATCTGTCTAAATTTATATAGGCATGTGCCGAATAGTAGTCAAACCCTTCTGTGCGTGGTGATTTGAAAAATGTTTCGCCGGGATCTTTCTTGGCAGTTATCCCCACCGAGAAATCGCGTTTTGATTTGATAATATATCGTAAGTATAATTTATCAGGAGTGCCTTGATATGCTGCAGGTTTATCAGATTTTGGAAAGTAGCCATCAGCTTTTTCGATATTACGCCTATATTCACTAATAACCTCATTTTTAGGATATCTGATTATTTGCTTTATTGTTTTTTTTGGCTCAGGAACATATACCGACACAAAGTAACTTAACGTGTTCAAATCCTCAGTTGTAAACTCTGGAAACATTGATAACTCCCATATAGTCTGAATATTACCGTGTTGTTTCCTGTACTTCTTAATTATTGCAATTTGATAGTCAGTAAGAAGGTAAACATCAGAAAGAGGCGACAGATCCTCATCATTGAGCGATATTGGCATCTCGCTAAGCATATACAACTCTTCCGACATGCGCTCTATTTCTTCTTCAGGGACTTCGTTTTCTGCCCATGTTTCAACCATCTGTCCAACAATAGTTTGCACAATATCATCTTGAGCAAAAACGTCCGATGATAAGACTATAATTAAAATAGAAAAAAGAGAAATTTTAAAAAAACGGTTCATGGGCTTAACTATCTATCTGGTTTAGAATTGTTTCCCTAAAGATATATGAGGTGTATATCCTAATACATTATGATATCCTAATGCCATATTGATGCTTAATACTTTTAGGTTCGCCCCCACACCGAAACAAATTGTCTTATTATCATGGTTATATCCTGTTCTAACATTCAAATATTGTGTAATACTCAAATCTAAACCTGTGCGGAATGATGTTTTTTGATTCAGGAACTGGACGATTTCAAAACTATATGCCAAAGCATCTACGGGATAATACGCAATACCTGCTCTAATGGCTGTGTGAGCAATTTCGTCGGTATCTTTAACAGGTTTTGATTGAGTTGGGTTAAAAACGTGCGCCCCAAAAATCAACCTTTTACCTATTTTATACGATAATCCAACCTCGCCAATAAAGTTATTGTAAGTTCCGTAAGGTGCAGGCATTCCAATACGTAACCAACTAATTTGTACTCCGAGACTTAGATTTTTTGTCAACTTGCGAGCATACGCAAGTCCCATGCGGTTTTCGTTATAATTAGTATATCCAAAGTATTGATACTGAATTGAGGAGACTCCTCCCAAAACCGGAAGAGCAGCAAAAAGTGAATGTGTACCAAGCTCCTTTATTGCGAATGATAAAGACGAATATACTTCAACGTATAGCGAATCAAAGTGTGTTAGCAACGCTTGATTTTGAAAATATCCAGCTTCAGGCACAGCAATCACAGATTGTCCAAGCCCTACTGCTCTAGCACCACCATATTTTATATTACTGCCAGCAAATACTGTGAAGTTTGTTGATGCTACAAAACCAAATAGAAGTATAAAAAAGAGAACTTGTCTGTTTTTAGCTAAAATTGTCTCTGTTGTGCTCATTAAATACATTTTTTTTGAGTTCTCAAACTTACAGAAAAAATGTTAAAACAAAAACATTAGTTGTGAACAAACGGTTAAGAAAAATTAGAAATTAGAAATCCAAACTTCAAGAGCCTGTCGAAAAATAAGCTTAGTGAACGTTTTCGGTGGCTAAGTGCACAGCAATCGAAGCCATCACAAAGGTGTCTATAAGAAATGGTCGCTTCTATAAACTCAGCAACCGTGGGCTTAACGCACCGCCGACTTTCTCATTGTACCTTGCAACTTCTAATTAACGCAAGGAAATCAATTTACCTTAAACTTGAACTTTATTTCTGACAACTGTTTGTTAGCTTCGACAATTTTCGATTTCAACGCAGATTTATATTCAGTAAAGCGTTTATACAGTTCGTTGTCGGTTACTGAAAGTATCTGAACAGCCAATAAAGCAGCATTTTGCGAAGCATCAATACCAACAGTAGCAACAGGAATTCCCGGAGGCATTTGGACTATCGCCAACAATGAATCCATGCCATCTAATGTCGCACTTATCGGAACTCCAATTACAGGAATCGGTGTCATAGCTGCAACAACACCTGGCAAATGTGCCGCCATGCCTGCTGCCGCAATTATCACTTTTATCCCACGGCCGTGGGCGTTTTTGGCAAACTTTTCAACCTCTTCGGGTGTGCGATGTGCTGAAAGAGCATTTATCTCAAAAGGAATTTCAAACTCATCCAAAGTTTTGGCAGCCTTTTCCATCACTTTCATATCGGAAACACTACCCATAATTATACTTACTTTTGGTTGCATCGAATATGTTTTTTATATTAAAATATTGTACTTTTGTGCAAAGATAGCCTCTTTTTATATTTTATAGGTTAAAAACCACACTTGTAAAATCAGTTTTTAAACTCAATTTGCTTTGAATATGATTAATGTTTTTGACAAAAAGTTTAGCCTTTACATATCGCAGGCAGACATTCTCAAACGTGTTGATGTTTTAGCCACACAAATCAGCAACGAATTATCAGGAAAAGATATTATCTTTTTAGGGATTCTGAACGGCAGTTTTATGTTTACTTCCGATTTAATGAAGAGAATAAACATGCCGTGTCAAATAACGTTTCTTAAATTGGCATCATATCAAGGAACCAGCACTAGTGGCAATGTAAAACGATTAATTGGTCTTAACGAAGATATTGCGGGAAAAACCGTTGTGGTTATTGAAGATATTGTTGATACAGGAACAACACTCGAACAAATCCGTAAACAGCTTATCGGGTACGAACCTGCCGAGGTTAAATATGCAACTCTTTTATACAAACCTCAAGCTTACAAAGGAAATATAAAACTCGATTATGTGGGATTTGAAATTCCCGATAAATTTGTTGTAGGCTATGGACTTGATTACAGCGGATTTGGGCGTAACTACCCCGATATTTACGCTGTTTCAGAATAGTAATAACTCTAAAAAAACATTATGTCGGATTCAAATTTTGTAGATTATATACGCATTTTCTGTAAATCAGGCAACGGAGGACGTGGTTCAACGCACCTACGTCGAGAGAAATTTGTGCCAAAAGGCGGTCCTGATGGAGGCGATGGAGGACGAGGCGGACATATAATTCTTCGTGGCAATAGAAACATGTGGACACTGCTGCACTTACGTTATAAAAAACATATCCGTGCCGGTCATGGCGAATCTGGAAGTAAACAACTAAGCACCGGAGCCGATGGCGAAGATGTTTATATTGAAGTTCCATTGGGCACGGTTGTTCGTAGCGAAGATACAGGAGAAATAATAGCCGAAATTACCGAACATGGAGAAGAGACAATTATGCTTCGTGGTGGCAGAGGAGGTTTGGGCAACAACCATTTTAAATCGCCAACCATGCGCACACCACGTTTTGCACAGCCTGGAGAACCCGGTATTGAGGGCTGGTTCACTTTAGAACTCAAAATATTGGCTGATATTGGTTTAGTTGGTTTCCCAAATGCTGGGAAAAGCACACTATTGTCTGTTATATCGGCTGCGAAACCCAAAATTGCCGACTACGAATTTACCACCCTTACGCCAAACTTGGGTATTGTTGAGTATCGTGACGACTTGTCATTTGTAATGGCTGATATTCCCGGAATTATTGAGGGAGCCAGCGAAGGGAAAGGTTTAGGACTACGTTTTTTAAGGCATATTGAACGCAACTCAGCCTTACTGTTCGTTATCCCTGCCGACAATGCTGATATCAAAAATGAATACAATATTTTACTAAACGAGTTAAAGCAATACAATCCAGAACTGTTGGATAAAAACAGAATGCTAGCCATAACAAAAACCGATTTAATTGATGATGAGCTGAAAAGAGAGATGGAAAAAGATTTGCCAGATATACCCCATGTATTTATTTCATCGGTTACAAATCAAAATCTGACTGAACTGAAAGATATGATTTGGGAAAATTTACACCAAAAGGCTGATTAAGAGATGATTGTTCAAGCAGACGAAAAACTTTTTCTGTTTCTCAACGGTTTACACTGCGAAGTCCTAGATTTTCTGATGTGGCATATCAGCGGAAAGTATATTTGGATAGTATTATATGCTATTTTATTATACGCAATTATAAAAAAATACAAACTACAAGGGCTATTTTTTGTTTTGGGCATTGTCCTAACTATTATTGCAACCGATCAAATAAGTGTCTTGATTAAAAACAGTGTCGAACGGTTTAGACCAACTCACAATCCCGATTTTGGACATTTAGTACACGTAGTACGCAATTATCGCGGTGGAGACTACGGATTTATCTCATCTCACGCCGCCAACTGCTTTGGTTTGGCAACTTTTATTGCCCTTATTTTTCAAAAACGCTGGATAACAGTATCAATGCTTTTTTGGGCAGCATTAGTCTCCTACAGTCGCATATATCTGGGGGTGCATTATCCCGGTGATGTTATCTGTGGTGGGATTTTAGGGGTTATTGTAGCTTACTTAATGTTTTTAGGAACACGATATTTATTAAGACTTAAAAAGAGTGATTAATCAATTACAAATCGTGTCTCAATATTTAATTTTGTAAACACAACAACAATTCACATTTTGTAATTTACAAAATGTAATTTACAAAATGTGAATTAAAAAATATAGATCATCTTGCCTATCCAACCAACACTTAAACTCAGCTACTTTTCGACAAACTATAGTGATTCTTACTAATATCTAGTATATCAACACCTTTAACGCAATACCATTCGTTGTTTTAACAAAATAAATTCCATTTGAAAAATTCGCAACATCAATATAAGAGGTTTCAGAACTAACAGTTTTACTATACAACTTTTCCCCTCTAATTGAATATATTTCAACTGTTTGTCCAATACATTCAGGGGTAAGTGTAACCACAAGCCTGTTATAATCACGTTGATAATATGCAAAAATTTCGTTTGACAAGCTTTGCTCTATACCCACAGGCTCTTTAATTTCAACTATTGTACTACTTTGGATTTGTCCGGATCCATAATCTAGAATAAATGTAATATTCTCTTCGCCGAGCCATGTGTCGTTTACACCCTGAAAAGTAATAATCCAATCGGTTTTGGAAACTTCTATATTCGAATTTCCTTCCCAACTCAAGTTCAAATTATCAAAATTTAATGTGGCGATATATTCTGTAAAATCAACATGCAACGATGTAGCTTGCTCGAACTCAAATCTCTCTGGTAAGTTCATTGTTGGTTCAAGCTGATAATCCATTTTCATTAATTTAAAGTCGTCAAAATAGAAGCCATCGAGACTTACTAAATTATCGCTAACGAGTATGAAGCGTAGATAAATTGTTTTTCCCAAATATTCCTCCAAAGAAATATTTTCTTTAACCCAGTCACTTGATCCATCATATACAGGTTTCCCGGGATCTTGATCTTCTGACCCACTGTGAGTATATAAGCCTTCGAGGGGTATCCATTGCTCATTATTTTCAGAAACCTGAAGCTGAACATAATCAAAGTTTTTTTCAATTGTCCATTTAGCCCAAAACTCGATATTAGCGTATGTTGAATTGCTAAGATCTATCGGATTTTTATAATTAATGGTTGTCGTTGAATTGGCTGAATAATTTCCGTTAGGCGAATCGGCAATTGATTTTGTGGGTGAATGATAACTTAAAGTTGTGGTATTCCATGTCTCTGAAATCCAATTATCCATAGTTTCGCAATTATCATCAATCTCGGCAATAAGCTCTCCATAAAATTTTGTTATTGTATCGGTTTGAACATATACACCGTTATTTACAAGAACAGCAAAAACTACTTTTGAGCCCGGCACTGTATTAAATTTCAAATTTAACTGAATTGAGCCACTCTCCTCGTCTAAGACGTTCATATTGTGGAACATTAAGGAATCACCAACTGAAAGTATATTGCTTGAAACAGGCTTTATTGAAACTGAAAAATTTGCATTTTCAACCCAACCCAATGATTTTAGATTAAACGTAAAATCATATGCGTGAGAATCTATAGTTAAATCAGAAAGATCAGTAATTTCAGAATAAGGGAGTGCAAAGCGCATAATGTACAAATTCATTTCAGTGTGTCCCGCACAAAGTGCTTCTATTTTATCCATTGCGGGCCAGAAACCGTCAGCAGCACTTCCAGCTTCAGGAGTGAATGACAATATTTTATTTTTTGTTGTTTGCTCGCCATAGAACCAGTCGTCACTACCGCCATTAGAGAGATATAAAAGTGTTTGATAACATGTTCCATACTCATATCCGTTCTGTTTTGTCATTCGTTTGGCATATTCTACAAAGACAGTTGAGTCGGGGGTTAAAATATTTTCATAACCCCAAGGATAAATCAGTATATCGCTGTAAGTATGATTGTTAAGTGCTAACTTAAATTGACGCGATTCGCAGAAATATTTTATATTTTGTGTCTCTGGCTCACTAAAAGGAGCTGTACCTCGATACGATTCTGCCGTTCCTGTAGGTGATGAACCATTATTGTCGTAACCCCACATATATCCGAAATTTCTGTTCACATCCACACCCATTGAACCATCACCATTATTGCGGCGATTTTTTCGCCACAAGCCTCCTCCTTCAGGGTTATTTATTTCATTATAAACATACCCGTCTGGGTTTACACAGGGAATAAAATATATCTCCAAATTATCAACTAAAGCTTTAATTTCCTGGTTGGTATCATAGTTTTCCAATAAATACCACATTTGAAAAAGCATTTGTTGCATTCCGGCGGGCTCTCGCGCATGTGTTAATGCATTATATAATA encodes:
- the hpt gene encoding hypoxanthine phosphoribosyltransferase, coding for MNMINVFDKKFSLYISQADILKRVDVLATQISNELSGKDIIFLGILNGSFMFTSDLMKRINMPCQITFLKLASYQGTSTSGNVKRLIGLNEDIAGKTVVVIEDIVDTGTTLEQIRKQLIGYEPAEVKYATLLYKPQAYKGNIKLDYVGFEIPDKFVVGYGLDYSGFGRNYPDIYAVSE
- a CDS encoding T9SS type A sorting domain-containing protein: MKKYLCILLLLTQTMFLSGQSQKYLRVKVFARTTEHYNALMLNGLALERTELKPGNYFITELSEQDFAKIKDLGIETEILVDDLESYYVNRNKGFNVEEMNLEMRNANRNIDGVVTPVNFTLGTLGGYHTYSEILAELDKMRNLFPNLISAKDIINPSLTTIEGRYIHWVRISNNPDVDQDKPKVLYNALTHAREPAGMQQMLFQMWYLLENYDTNQEIKALVDNLEIYFIPCVNPDGYVYNEINNPEGGGLWRKNRRNNGDGSMGVDVNRNFGYMWGYDNNGSSPTGTAESYRGTAPFSEPETQNIKYFCESRQFKLALNNHTYSDILIYPWGYENILTPDSTVFVEYAKRMTKQNGYEYGTCYQTLLYLSNGGSDDWFYGEQTTKNKILSFTPEAGSAADGFWPAMDKIEALCAGHTEMNLYIMRFALPYSEITDLSDLTIDSHAYDFTFNLKSLGWVENANFSVSIKPVSSNILSVGDSLMFHNMNVLDEESGSIQLNLKFNTVPGSKVVFAVLVNNGVYVQTDTITKFYGELIAEIDDNCETMDNWISETWNTTTLSYHSPTKSIADSPNGNYSANSTTTINYKNPIDLSNSTYANIEFWAKWTIEKNFDYVQLQVSENNEQWIPLEGLYTHSGSEDQDPGKPVYDGSSDWVKENISLEEYLGKTIYLRFILVSDNLVSLDGFYFDDFKLMKMDYQLEPTMNLPERFEFEQATSLHVDFTEYIATLNFDNLNLSWEGNSNIEVSKTDWIITFQGVNDTWLGEENITFILDYGSGQIQSSTIVEIKEPVGIEQSLSNEIFAYYQRDYNRLVVTLTPECIGQTVEIYSIRGEKLYSKTVSSETSYIDVANFSNGIYFVKTTNGIALKVLIY
- the obgE gene encoding GTPase ObgE codes for the protein MSDSNFVDYIRIFCKSGNGGRGSTHLRREKFVPKGGPDGGDGGRGGHIILRGNRNMWTLLHLRYKKHIRAGHGESGSKQLSTGADGEDVYIEVPLGTVVRSEDTGEIIAEITEHGEETIMLRGGRGGLGNNHFKSPTMRTPRFAQPGEPGIEGWFTLELKILADIGLVGFPNAGKSTLLSVISAAKPKIADYEFTTLTPNLGIVEYRDDLSFVMADIPGIIEGASEGKGLGLRFLRHIERNSALLFVIPADNADIKNEYNILLNELKQYNPELLDKNRMLAITKTDLIDDELKREMEKDLPDIPHVFISSVTNQNLTELKDMIWENLHQKAD
- the purE gene encoding 5-(carboxyamino)imidazole ribonucleotide mutase; its protein translation is MQPKVSIIMGSVSDMKVMEKAAKTLDEFEIPFEINALSAHRTPEEVEKFAKNAHGRGIKVIIAAAGMAAHLPGVVAAMTPIPVIGVPISATLDGMDSLLAIVQMPPGIPVATVGIDASQNAALLAVQILSVTDNELYKRFTEYKSALKSKIVEANKQLSEIKFKFKVN
- a CDS encoding phosphatase PAP2 family protein — protein: MIVQADEKLFLFLNGLHCEVLDFLMWHISGKYIWIVLYAILLYAIIKKYKLQGLFFVLGIVLTIIATDQISVLIKNSVERFRPTHNPDFGHLVHVVRNYRGGDYGFISSHAANCFGLATFIALIFQKRWITVSMLFWAALVSYSRIYLGVHYPGDVICGGILGVIVAYLMFLGTRYLLRLKKSD